The Pieris brassicae chromosome 7, ilPieBrab1.1, whole genome shotgun sequence genome includes the window actaaaaataattctttcaGTATCTTCTCCTCGTTGCTCAGGAGTTGCAGATGCTGCTGGACCCGGTCGAGAGGCATAAAAAGTCTGACGACGTTCCATTTCTTTTTGAAAGAGCCCAGGTACTAACTTGTACACTATATCTTGGAGTGCTTTGTCTAGTTTTATATTAGGTTTCGCCGAATTAATCATCATTTCACACACaggacaatatttttttacttgaagatgttttataatacaagaTCGACAAAATGAGTGTAAACACTCGACAATAGTCGTAGCATCAATATAATATCCGCGACACAGAGGGCATGTAATGTGTTCATTAACTTCACCCAACAGGGTTCTATGTGGAACCACAGCAGTATTGTTTTGTGCCGTCatttttacaacttttttatcCGTCTGTTTATTAGAAGTAACCATTTTAACCATACGTTCGTTTCATTACCCAGCGTCACAAGAACTGACTTCGCACATACAAACAGTTAAGTCTTCACCATAGGAACTCGTGAAGACAGCCTCactactttaattatatagctttgtataaataataaattaaattaatgacatacaaaaatatttaagaaaaatatgtacacTGCTggatatatttatcaaataacaaACACGACCAGTGACCACCAGTAACCACGCAGAGAAAACAGTTCCACAGAGTAGACTAGGAACATATTTACGAACACCTAATACAATGACAGCGGAACAGAAACAgagagaattttttttatattatggcaatagttttgacttgAGATAagcttgttaaaaataaaatatgtacataaacatattacatattaatattattatttataaagaagataatacaataaaggatAAAGCAAAAGGCAGGAGATCTTAGTCGGAAACGGTGAACGGTGGGgaacaagaaaagaaaatatggttGGGGtcaccaataaataaataaaatccacACTcacaaatattactattaacaATACGAAAGATGAGGTGTACATACATGTCCTAAAACAGAGAATAATTCTCTTTGTTTTTGTgactttacaattatatataaagtctTCTTAGTTCAGCTCccatatgtaaatttatttttatttgatataccGAAGTCATACTCTACGCTTAGTGTGACTCTAAATCGTCCCTTTACATCTAATGACTACCGAAAAAACCTCATTACAATTCCAAACTACTGTTGGTATATAGCTAATAACGGCTGACACGATGCTTTCGACCTTTTTAAGGTAACCATTCTATATTGTCTAAAAATCTGTTTTTTCGTACCAAAATTTACGTATAGTGCTCCGTTGCTACTCTTTTTGGAATCACCCCAATCATTTCACACAAGTATACGACGTAATCAAAATTAGCTTAGAATCGATTCATAATATGCAGCTGAACGAGCAATCTTAGACTCAAGCATACCTACACATCCGTTATGGTGATTTAGGAATTCGCAAAAAATCCAGTGCTTTTATCTATCGTTCAGCAAATCTCATAAGTAAAGGGCCTCCACcactttaaaatttgaaaatgctGGTTTGACAGAAGCCATTGCTACATTCGTAGTACGCAAAATTTTTCCAGTCAATTATTTTTCACcgaaatatgtaatatttttattctaacatttatataaaatttagtacAAACCTTTAGTCATTTATAGTCATGTAGTCATTTATTTGCATTAAGGCAACACTTTTAAGCGACATTTGTTTTAAGTGCAAGCTACCTGTTTGAATTTGACATTTGATGGTTCTATTAATTTGACAACTGTGAGTCAGCTCAGCATACAAGTTACAAGGGTTTCGAGTTTCGCGCCAAAAAAGTGTAAATCACCATTGTATTTCTTCTTGTGCTCCGTATTTTAAGTAACAATAACTGACTTTCGTACACCCGTATCCTTAAATGATGAACACTTAAATAGGGATTATTGAatatatgaaatgttaattcataattagacttatctaaaatataaagaactaGGATACGACTGCAAGGTGCTAGGCAATTGACAAACGGCATTAATATACTACGTGTGGCAAACTATTAGGTAAGTGCATAATGTGTGCTGTTGTGTGAAAATGTTTCAAAATGTACCTAATTATAtcaggttataaaataaaacttcacaattctacttgtttatttataatcatgtCTTATTGGCGAAAAATACTCAATACTTtacaattaagaaaatatcaattaatatagtcataatatatatatatatatatatatatatatatatatatatagtaatttaaataattaaaagcttcATTCTTTTCCTGTTGAAATGTGTGTAACTTTTACATATGTGACTATAGAAATTTAAATGGAAGTAACcaatataaattagtatttgaagttttataatttgtaataatctttGTTGCAGAATATATAATGGCTAGTGTACAGTCTGGAATTCCATTCCGACAGCGTAAAAAGACCGGTATAACAGATGTTAAAAGGAAGTCAAATTTGGAGAATGAAAATCTTACAAATATCAAACCACAAAAAAGACGCCTTTCAAAAACCTTAAAGGCGTATGACAATGGTAATACATTTTACTACTCATTTACTGGGGCTCTGGAATTACTGATGTCAggaatattatatagttaccAGATATTTAGTATActgatttaatataaaactatatatatatatataaatataatgataacattgttctaatgttttatttaggatttgtaacaattttaatatttgatgcATGCCATTTTACATCAAACAGTTATAAATGTGTATGCAATGTAATTATAAGGATATAGTAACGGGTAATAATTCtagattttttactttcaGACTGTACACCAAACAAAGTTGGCAGATTAAACAGTATTACTAATGAATTAAACCAGAGCTTTGAAGATTACACATTACTTAAGTATGTATATTGCTATAtttactagtattttttttatattaatactgtGTCCTGCTTACATTTTGCTAAGATTTTTCTTAAACTAGTTATGTCACAGTATGTTGTAACATAtcactgaaaataaataaattttagtccCAGTGTTcacttacaataataaattccaGAAAGCCAATTTCACCTTTGAAGAGGTTAACTAGCCGAGAGAAAGAAATAGAATTTCTTGAGGACTTTTTGATCAATCACCTTGACAATGAGAAGTCTGCATCACTGTATATATCAGGACAGCCCGGTACTGGGAAGACAGCCtctttgtcatatattttacaattagaCAAGGTAAGGAAATTTATATGTTGTAATTGTATCTTAAAATTGATCTTTTCTATAGATTTATATAGCCTTATGCTAACTTACTTTGTTTTCCATCCCGGTACACACAAGTGTCAAATTCCTAAAGAATAGTCCATTGGGGCATAGCTGTGACTTAAACACACAACATTAGGTTGGAGGGTTACATGTTTAAGTCACTAGGCTAACAAggcatatacatatatatatacaagttTTAAAGGTTTAAACAGTGTTGCTAAAGATTCTAAGTTAAGTTTAGAGtagagtaaattttttaaaagtaagtatatttataagtttgcTGCCTCTAAAACACTGTATTTCCATAATAACATATGAACACCAAACGTATTAACGAAATATATTGTAgtgataacagttaaaatattttaaaaatataaattaacttgaAGACTTCATTGACTGATAATGAAGTCTTCATCATGATATTgctatatacaatatacatccaaattataatttgcaaTTTATCAAtgataaaatgataatttcaGATACAGCAAGGGTTCAAACAAGTATATATAAACTGTACTATGATGAAGTCAGCTTCAAGTATTTACACACGGATATGTAGTGAACTGCATATAAACTCCTCGGGGACATCTGAGAAAGCGTGTTTGACAGCTattgaaaagtattttaacaaaaaacataaaatgatGTAAGTATTCATTTATGTtagacattttaatatattttatttgatcttaattaactaatattattctaCAATGAGTATGACAGCTACTACTAAACTGATttcaaataatagtttataagTGTtactttcatattatattcttGAAAACAACGTATGAATTTCTCGTAAAACGTATAGAGTATAGACGATAGAAATTGCGCTTCTCCTGCGAAAATCGTAATAGAAACTCCTTAGTTATACAAACTTCGTAGAGGTTACATTTTATCtgtatctaaataaatattgttacaattCCTTGgttttaattctattaaagaatatttatttaattgtgtatACACACTACACAGATAATTGTTCAGATTTACtttgaattattatgaattttcaCATGCCGTACATTACatttacgtaaatatataaaaatagtattatagttcgtaattcaaataaacgtatatacatttctgtatttttctataaatatgtgTTGTCACGTAAAAGTACATTATTGTGTGAATGTTTGATTATTGTATACAGACCTTATCTTTTAAATGAGTGATTATCTTTTAGACTTGATGATTCTACATAAAATAGGTACTGAATATATTCCAGCAAAACTCgcaatttatctttattatttacttaaaaaataagttaaaaatggCTCTCCTATTATTTGCTGATATGTTACGTCGTAATTGTGtaatctaatttataatacaaataataaagctGACTTTGTTGCAGTGtggattttataaaacaaatgatgtCCGTTTTTgagaacatattttaattaattccaaaattattattttttcacagTTTATTACACAAtgttatgaattttatatatcgtAAATCATAGTTGAAAGAATATTACATAGGGCAAGTTGCaacttgaaaataaaacagatggtgataaatcataataaaagataattatttttattaataaccacactaaatgaaatgaagaattataatacatatataacatgCTTCGATGGGaaatttatcattataattatttgaaaatttcttTACAGCCTCCTAGTACTAGACGAAATAGATCAGCTAGATAGTAAGAAGCAATCtgtattatacacaatatttgAGTGGCCGGCTCACGACTATGGGATAGTGCTTGTAGGTGTTGCGAATGCCCTGGACTTGACCGAGAGAACATTGCCCAGGTTACAAGCCAGGTGTTCTTTGAGGCCACAAACATTGCACTTTGCTCCGTACACAAAGGAGCagataatcaatattttcacCGAAGTCTTGGCTAGTGAGGATCGGACTAACGTGTTTTCGGGACCAGCTTTGCAGTTGTTAGCAGGTAGGCTGTAGGGACAATTATtggaatttttattgaaattatttcatttaattggTATTTTGAATGACATTTTAATCAgacttttattactatatagtaATTGTAACAATAGCGTAAGAAATTCGATTTTgtcgaaaaaatatgtgtgtgtactagtgtacacacacatattataaataatctactatatgcaactttacagaaattggttagagaacgtttaacaaaaggctttgaacatgaatacaaataatataattatttaattataccttATTActttactactaagattattgtaatagatttattactatcattattatcgttattatatatttttgttattaatggtttcgaatctcttcgaatcaaccgttgTAGGGGCAATAAACAAATGgtacgtaacggaaaaatgtgacacgTAACCCAAAAaagtgacatttttttttcaacgccgataaagaagtttcacttcaaaaattattatgactgACTATGTAAAACTAAAGATCATTGTTGGCCTTATCCTGGAGGTCAATGTTCCATCGCacggtaaagaaaaacatcatgaagaaaccggcttgccttaaatcCCAAAAAGTCCACCTAAAAGGAGATTGCCTTTGCCTAACATTTGCCTTTGCCTTTCAATTCATGCAATATATCcgaaacattatttacagttatttgttcatgtgtgagaaaattaaaaaaaaactaaatttctaaattattttgttttgattacgAATAAAGTCCAAATTACCTGCTTTAAGAATGGTTCTCCACATTTTCACCAATTTTGTTTACCTATTGCGTTAACGTCTTTCCATCTTGTCTACcccatttgttaaaaattaaatacaattaaattatcgcGAGAAAAATTTagcttgtaatttttttttttagtgttACGTTACGTTACTATTTTtctcaaattatttatgtcttatacattttatttaccaaaaaatattgattatagcTAAAATAGCAGCCGTATCTGGTGATATGAGACGAGCGTTAGACATTGGCCGACGAGT containing:
- the LOC123711609 gene encoding cell division control protein 6 homolog isoform X2, which gives rise to MASVQSGIPFRQRKKTGITDVKRKSNLENENLTNIKPQKRRLSKTLKAYDNDCTPNKVGRLNSITNELNQSFEDYTLLKKPISPLKRLTSREKEIEFLEDFLINHLDNEKSASLYISGQPGTGKTASLSYILQLDKIQQGFKQVYINCTMMKSASSIYTRICSELHINSSGTSEKACLTAIEKYFNKKHKMILLVLDEIDQLDSKKQSVLYTIFEWPAHDYGIVLVGVANALDLTERTLPRLQARCSLRPQTLHFAPYTKEQIINIFTEVLASEDRTNVFSGPALQLLAAKIAAVSGDMRRALDIGRRVAELARRNKFGESKSVDAMLSDSTVTIELKQVLQVLNDIYGGSSKINTEVGDQMPMQQKLILCSIIMLKGKSKEILLGKLHDVYKKVATSRNIASLDLSELCSACGLLESRGALRIIGTGGARSRKLRLNWDETELTAALADKPLMAAILADKTHFS
- the LOC123711609 gene encoding cell division control protein 6 homolog isoform X1 — encoded protein: MYLIISEYIMASVQSGIPFRQRKKTGITDVKRKSNLENENLTNIKPQKRRLSKTLKAYDNDCTPNKVGRLNSITNELNQSFEDYTLLKKPISPLKRLTSREKEIEFLEDFLINHLDNEKSASLYISGQPGTGKTASLSYILQLDKIQQGFKQVYINCTMMKSASSIYTRICSELHINSSGTSEKACLTAIEKYFNKKHKMILLVLDEIDQLDSKKQSVLYTIFEWPAHDYGIVLVGVANALDLTERTLPRLQARCSLRPQTLHFAPYTKEQIINIFTEVLASEDRTNVFSGPALQLLAAKIAAVSGDMRRALDIGRRVAELARRNKFGESKSVDAMLSDSTVTIELKQVLQVLNDIYGGSSKINTEVGDQMPMQQKLILCSIIMLKGKSKEILLGKLHDVYKKVATSRNIASLDLSELCSACGLLESRGALRIIGTGGARSRKLRLNWDETELTAALADKPLMAAILADKTHFS